In Streptomyces sp. NBC_00683, the DNA window GTGGTGGCGGTCGCGCCGCCGAGCCTGACCTGGTGGTCGAGGCTGACGAACTTGCCGCCCGACTGCCAGAGCGCCGGCTTGAGCAGGGCGTACTTGGCTTCGTCCCACGTCGTCCAGTCGTGGTTCAGCAGCCCGCCCGTGTCACCGGAGTTGGGGTTGAGGCACCAGAAGGTCTGGTGGATCCCGTTCTCGACGATGAGGTCGCGCAGTGCCGTCATCCACTTCTGGTTCGGGCCGTTGTCGAGGAAGCCGCCCCATTCGCCGATGAGCAGGGGTGCGGTGCCGGTCTTGTGCACGAAGAGCCAGTTCGGGTCCCAGACGTCGCGCTCCAGGGTCGTGCGGCTCCATTCGCCCTGGAACCAGGGCTGTTGGTAGACCAGCGGCCCGTAGTCGTGCGGCGAGTAGACGAGCTGGTCCTGCTGGGCACCCAGGTCGACCGGGTGGTCCTGGACGCCCCGCAGGTTCCCGCCCCACCACATGTTGTGGTAGTCGGTCGCGGAGGTGGAGGACCAGTTGGCGCCGTCCTTGGGATAGATCTCGATGCCCTCGCACAGGACGAGGACGTCGGGGTTGATCGCGAGGATGCGCCTGCCCGCGGTCTCGCAGGTGTACTTGAAGTTGTCCTGGTCGGTGGAGCTGTCCCACTTCGCCCGCGGGCTGTCGGACTGCTTGCCGTGCGGCTCGTTCTTGATGTCCATCGCCACGAGGGTGTCGTTGGTGCGGTAGCGGGCGGTCACCCACTCCCAGGCGGAGTAGAACTGCTCGGTGGTGATCGCCCCCTTCCACCACACGGGGTGCACATGGCCGGAGTTGTCGGCCTCCGCGCTGTGCACGTCGAGCATCACCTTGATGCCGTACTTCTCCGACAGGGCGAGGAAGGCGTCGAACACCTGGAGGGTCGTTCTGTCCTTGAGCTCCGGGTTCGCCCAGGTGTTGACCGCGCTGGAGACAGCGGCCCGGCCGTCCTTCCACTCCAGCAGGAGCCGGGTGGAGATCGGCACGCGGACGATGTTGATGCCCCGCTCCGCCATCTGCCGGGTGACCGTCTCCAGATTCGCGGACCACAGTCCGTGGAAGACGCGTTCGGTGGCGTTGAAGCCGAACCAGTTGGCGCCGGTCAGCCAGACCCGGTTGCCCTGCTCGTCGACGATCCGGTTGCCCTCGGTGTGCAGCCAGTCCTTGCCGGTGCCGGCAGCGGCCGTCGCGTGCGGGGCGGGGACCGCCGCGGTTGCCGGGGGTGAGCCCGTCGCCGCCTGCGCGGCGACCGGGCCCGACAGCGTCATCAGAACGGCGGTCGCTGTGACGGCTGCGGCGACCGCCGCGCCCAGGCGCTTTCTCATCGATAGCTTCATCCGTCGTTGCCTTTCATGGGGTAAGGCCGGCAGAGGATCATGGGAGCGCTCCCATTCATCTCCCACATGAAGCCAGTGCGTCGCATGTGGTGTCAATGGGCATGTCAATCTTCACTTCCTGAAGGCGCACGGGCAGCCGCCCGACGGTCGCCGGGAAGCCGAACCGGCCCCGAGTGAGCTCAGTATTCACGCATCTGAGTCATTATTTTGAGTTCTGAACACGAAATCTTGCGCAGCAGCGTGGACTTCCTTGCGGAGATGCTCCTAGCCTGTGGGGCGTCCGCAGAGCCCCCACGAGCCGCAAGGACGACCTACACGTGACCTCACCACCTGGACGACGCCTGCTCAGGCGCTCCCTGTCCGCATCCCTCTCCCTGGCCCTCGCCGCCGTCGGCACCGCTGCCGCCGTCGTGATGGCCGGCGCACCGTCCGCCCAGGCCGCCGGTGTCCCCGCACCGTCGCCCGTCGGGATACCCGGCCGGGGCGCCACCGTTCCTTTCACGGAACAGGAAGCCGAGTACGCCGCCACCAACGGCGCGCTCATCGGCCCCGACCGGCTGTACGGTTCGCTGCCCTCGGAGGCATCGGGCCGGCAGGCCGTCACGCTCGACTCGGCGGGTGAGTACGTGGAGTTCACCCTCACGGCCCCCGCGAACGCGATGTCCTTCCGCTACTCACTGCCGGACAACTCCGCCGGGACGGGCCGGGACGCCTCGATCGACGTACGGGTGAACGGCTCCTCGCTCAAGAGCGTGCCGGTGACCTCGAAGTACGGCTGGTACTACGGCGGTTACCCCTTCAACAACAACCCGGGCGACACCAACCCGCACCACTTCTACGACGAGACCCGCACCATGTTCGGGTCCACGCTGGCCGCCGGTACGAAGGTCCGGCTCCAGGTGACCTCCACCGCGGCCTCCCCCTCCTTCACGATCGACCTGGCGGACTTCGAGCAGGTCGGCGCGCCGATCGGCAAGCCCTCCGGCGCCCTGGACGTGGTGGGTGACTTCGGTGCCGACCCGACAGGCAACACCGATTCCACCGCGAAGTTCCAGGCGGCCGTCGACGCGGGCCGCACCCAGGGCAGGGAGGTGTACATCCCGCAGGGAACCTTCCAGGTCAACGACCACATCGTCGTCGACAAGGTGACGCTGCGGGGTGCCGGTCCCTGGTACAGCGTGCTGACCGGACGCCACCCCACGGACCGGAGCAAGGCTGTCGGTGTCTACGGCAAGTACGCCGCCCAGGGCGGCAGCAGCAACGTCACACTAAAGGACTTCGCCATCATCGGCGACATCCGCGAGCGGGTGGACAACGACCAGGTCAACGCCATCGGCGGGGCCATGTCGAACTCGGTCGTCGACAACGTCTGGATGCAGCACACCAAGTGCGGCGCCTGGATGGACGGCCCGATGGACAACTTCACCATCAGGAACAGCCGGATCCTCGACCAGACCGCGGACGGCGTCAACTTCCACTACGGCGTCACGAACTCCACCGTGACGAACACCTTCGTCCGCAACACCGGTGACGACGGCCTGGCCATGTGGGCGGAGAACATCCCGAACGTGAAGAACAAGTTCACGTTCAACACCGTGATCCTGCCGATCCTCGCCAACAACATCGTGACCTACGGCGGCAAGGACATCACGATCTCCGACAACGTCATGTCGGACACCATCACCAACGGCGGCGGACTGCACATCGCCAACCGCTATCCGGGCGTCAACTCCGGTCAGGGCACCGCGGTGTCGGGCACGCACACGGCCGCCCGCAACACCCTGATCCGCACCGGCAACAACGACTTCAACTGGCGCTTCGGCGTCGGTGCGATCTGGTTCAGCGGTCTCAACGAGCCGATCAGCAACGCCACGATCAACATCACCGACAGCGAGATCCTGGACAGTTCCTACGCCGCGATCCACCTGATCGAGGGCGCGTCCAACGGGCTGCACTTCGACAACATCAAGATCGACGGCGCCGGTACGTACGCCCTGCAGATCCAGTCGCCGGGCACCGCCTCGTTCAACAAGGTCGTCGCCACCCACATCGCCCAGTCCAACCCGATCCACAACTGCGTCGGCAGCGGCTTCCAGATCACCCAGGGCAGCGGCAACTCCGGCTGGTACGCGAACCCGCCCGCCTGCACCGGTGTCTGGCCGGACCCGGTGTGGACGAACGGCGGGGTGCCCGGGAGCGGCGGTCCCACGGACCCGCCCGACCCGACCGACCCCCCGGACCCGACGGACCCGCCCGAGGAGACGGGCAACCTCGCCCAGGGACGTACGGTCACCGAGACCAGTCACGTGGACGTGTACGGCGCGGGCAACGCGGTGGACGGCAACGCCAACAGCTACTGGGAGAGCCGTAACAACGCCTTTCCGCAGTCCGTCACCGTGGACCTCGGTGCCGCCAAGGCCGTCAAGCGGCTGGTGCTGAAACTGCCGCCGGCCGCCGCCTGGGCGACCCGCACGCAGACCGTCGGCGTCACGGGCAGCACCGACAACTCCACGTACAACTCGCTCAAGGCTTCGGCGGGTTACACCTTCAACCCGTCGACCGGCAACACCGCGACCATCACCCTGCCGGGGACGTCGACCCGCTACCTGCGGCTGACCTTCACCGGTAACACGGGCTGGCCGGCGGCCCAGCTCTCCGAACTGGAGGCCTACACCAGCTGATTCGACGACGCGATGACGGGCCCGGCCTTCACGGCCGGGCCCGTCATCGCTTTCGGCGGGGGGTCAGGACTTGGACGCGAAGCCCTCCGCGGCCGTCGACACCTCGGCCGGGCGGACCACCTTGAGACCACCGGGGGTCTTGGCATCCGGCTTCATGATGACGGTCTGGTTGGTCGACGGGGCCGCGGGGTCGGTGAAGTCGTGCGAGATCCCGAAGTCGCTGCCGAAGCCCTTGATGGTGAGCAGGGCCTTGTCGACACCCTCGCGGGTCAGGTCCTTGGACTCACAGGCCTTCTTCAGTGCCTCCCCGAAGACGGCCGCCGCGTTGTATCCGGCGACGACTCCGTTGTCGAGGCCGTCCTTCGGGTACTGGGCCTTGTACGCCTTGGAGAGCTTGGACGGGCCGGCCGCCGCGTCGCCGATCGGCAGGGTGGAGGAACCGATGTAGTAGTCCTTCTGCAGGGCCGGGCCCGCCTGGGTCGCCAGGAGCTGCGGCGCGTAGGCCGAGTTGTTGCCCACGACGGGGACGTTGAAGCCCGTGGCGGCGGCGACGCCGACCAGTGAGGCCGCCTGGCGCGGTCCGGCGCTGATCACGATCGCCTTGACGCCCGCCTGCTTCAGCGCGGAGACCTGGGCGGTCATGTCGTTGTCGGTCGGCTTGATCTTCTGCTCGACGACGGTGAGGCCCGCCTCCTTGGCCGCGTACTTGGAGCCGGCCAGGGCGTTCTCGCCGTAGTCGCCCTCGAAGTAGACGTGACCGATCTTATCGCCCTTGGCGACGCGCTTCTCGTCGAGCAGGAAGTCGACCAGGTTGATCGTCTCGACGTCGTACGTGGCGCCGATGACCCGGACGTACTTGGAGCCGAGGAGGTTCGCCGACCAGGCCTGCGGCAGGACGATGCCCTTGTCCTGGCCGTCGATGCGCTGCTCGACGGCGGCGACGAACGGGGAACCGATGAACTGGGCGAAGCCCAGCACGTTCGGCTCCAGCTCCGTGTAGGCCGCGATGGCCTTCTGCGGGTCGTAGCCGTGGTCGCGGACCGTCAGTTCGATCTGCCGGTCGCAGATGCCGCCCGCGGCGTTGGTCTCCTTCACCCACAGCTGCTGGGCCTGGGTGACGCTCTTGCCGAGCGAGGCGTACACCCCCGTCATGTCGGTGAGGGCGCCGAGGGTGATCTTGGAGTCGGTGACCCCTTCGCCGGTCTTCACGCCGCTCTTGTCCGTACCGGCGGCGTCCCCCTTCCCGGCCTTCTCGCTGCACCCGACGAGGGTGAGGGTGAGCGCCGCAAGGACCGCTCCGTACACACGCATTTTCATTTCTTCTCCCCTGGATTCTTCAGACGCGTAAGGCCGCCGGGCAGGAACAGGACCACCGCGACCACCGCGGCGCCGTACAGATAGCGGGACGCCTCACCCGGTGTGAGTCCGCCCGTACCGGGGGCGGACACCAGGGGCAGGGAGTCGCTGTAGTGGGTGAGCACCTGCGGGAGCAGTGACACGAACGCGGCGCCGACGACGGCCCCCGCGACACTGCCGAGCCCGCCGATGACGATCATGGCGAGGTACTCGAGGGACAGGACCATGCCGAAGTACTCGGGCACGGTCCGCTGGAAGACCAGCGCGAGCAGGACACCCGCGAGGCCCGCGTACATCGAGGAGAGGACGAAGACCCCCGCCCGGTACTTGGCCACCGGCACGCCCATCACGCCTGCGGCGATCCGGTGGTCGCGGATGGCGTTGAGCGCCCGGCCGGGCCTGCCGCGCAGCACCCCGCGGGCGAAGAGCCCGCTCAGGGCGAGGGCGAGCAGTCCCACGTACCAGAGCTTCTCGGAGGACTGGAAGGGCACCGCGGCGACGACCACCTCGGTGTCGTCGAAGGTGAACCCGAACAGCGAGAGCGGGGGCACCGCACGGCCGTTGAACCCGCCGGTGAGGGAGCCCGCGTTGAACAGCACGTGCTGGCCGATGAAGATCAGCGCGAGCGTGGCGATACCGAGGTACGCGCCGCGCAGCCGGCCCGCGATCGGGCTGAACAGTCCGCCCACCGCGCCCGCCAGCAGGACGGCGAGGATCGCGGCGAGCCAGGTGGGCAGGCCCAGGCCGGAGAGTTCGTGGCCGTTCTCGGTGCTGCTCTCGCCGGCCAGGATGCAGTAGCTGTACGCCCCCACGGCGAGGAAGAAGGCGTGGCCCATGGAGAGCTGGCCGGTGCTGCCGGTGAGCAGGTTGAGGCCGATCGCCCCGATCGCGGCAGCCATCGCGAAGAGTCCGGCCTGGAGCCAGAAGCGGTCCAGGTAGAACGGGAACACGAGGAGCAGGACGGAGCCGGCGAGCCACAGGTAGGTGCGGGGGTGCCGCAGCCTTCCGGTGAGCGACTTCCCCGGGCCGGGCGGCACGGGGGCCTGGGGGACGCCGGCTTCGGCGGGCGTCCCGGCGTCCTTGACGGTTTCAGACACGGGCCAGCTCCTTCGTACCGAAGAGTCCCGCGGGCCGGATGAGCAGGACGACCACCATCACGAGATAGGGCGCGAGGTCTCCGATGCCGCGTCCCAGGAAGGACAGATCGCTCTGGTAGCCGGTGGCGAGCGACTCGGTGACTCCGACGATGAGCCCTCCGACCAGCGCACCCGTCGTCGAGTCGAGGCCGCCGAGGATCGCGGCCGGGAACGCCTTGAGCGCGGCGAAGGAGGTGGCCCGCTCGAGGCCCGGGGTGGGGAAGACGGTGAGGAAGAGCGCGGCGACCGCGGCGAGTGCCCCGGCCACCGCCCAGGCCGAGAGGGACACCCGGCCGAGCTTGATGCCCATCAGGGCCGCGGTCTGCGGGTTCTCGGCGGCGGCCCGCATCGACACGCCCCACGAGGTGTAGCGGAACGCGAGCAGGAACACCGTGATGAGCAGCCCCGCGACGACGAAGGCCGCGATACGGGTCTCGGCCAGGGTGACACCGCCGATGGTGACGACGTCGTCCCCCCACGGGTCGCCGAGCGACATGACCTCGGTGCCCATCCGCCGGACGAGTTCCGTGGTGATGAGGATGTCGACGCCGATGGTGACGATGGCCAGGACGCTGTGGTCGCTGCCCCGGTAGCGGCGCATCACGAAGAACTCGATGGCGGAGCCGACGACCGCGGCGCCCGCGATCCCGACGCCGAGCGCCGGCCAGAAGCCGATGTCGTCGTGGAGGACGGCGGTGACGTATCCGCCCGCCAGCAGGAGGGAGGCGTGGGCGAAGTTGACGACCTCGGTGGCCTTGAAGATGACGACGAAGCCGAGCGCGATCAGTGCGTAGACCGATCCGATGGAGAGTCCGCCGAGGAGGAGTTCGATGAAGGTGGTCATTCCTGTGTCCCCAAGTAGGCCTGGACGACGGCCGGATCGTTCTGGACCTCGGCGGGGGTGCCGCCCGCGATCCTGCGTCCGAAGTCGAGTACGGTCACGGCGTCCGCGAGCCGCATCACCACGCCCATGTCGTGTTCGACGAGCACGATGGAGATGCCGAGGCTGTCGCGTACGTCCGCGACGACGGCCGCGACGCGACGGCGTTCGTCGGCCGTCATGCCGGCGATGGGCTCGTCGAGCAGCAGCACCTGCGGCTCCATGCAGAGCGCACGGCCGAGCTCCACGAGCTTCTGCTTCCCGTACGGGAGCGCACCGGCGGGCCGCTCCAGCTCCTTGTCCAGGCCGATGAACTCGGCGATCTCGCGGACCCGTTCGCGGTGTCGCCGCGCTTCGCGGGCCGCCGAGGGCAGCCGCAGTCCGCTGGCGAGGAAGCCGGCGCGGGTGAGGCGGTGCCGGCCGAGCAGCAGGCTGTCGGCGACGGTGGCGTGCGGGGGCAGCGCCAGGTTCTGGAAGGTGCGGGCGACTCCGAGTCCGGCGATCTTGTGCGGGGCGAGGCCGGTGAGTTCGGTCGAGCCGAGGTGCACCGTGCCGGAGGTGGCGCGGTAGACGCCGGAGAGCACGTTGAAGGTGGTGGACTTGCCGGCGCCGTTGGGTCCGATGACGGCGTGCACACTGCCGGGTTCGACGGTGAACGAGACCGCGTCGAGGGCGGTGAGTCCGGCGAAGCGTACGGTCACGTCGCGCACGGCGAGTGCGGCCGGGGCGGTGACGGGGGC includes these proteins:
- a CDS encoding glycoside hydrolase family 5 protein, whose translation is MRKRLGAAVAAAVTATAVLMTLSGPVAAQAATGSPPATAAVPAPHATAAAGTGKDWLHTEGNRIVDEQGNRVWLTGANWFGFNATERVFHGLWSANLETVTRQMAERGINIVRVPISTRLLLEWKDGRAAVSSAVNTWANPELKDRTTLQVFDAFLALSEKYGIKVMLDVHSAEADNSGHVHPVWWKGAITTEQFYSAWEWVTARYRTNDTLVAMDIKNEPHGKQSDSPRAKWDSSTDQDNFKYTCETAGRRILAINPDVLVLCEGIEIYPKDGANWSSTSATDYHNMWWGGNLRGVQDHPVDLGAQQDQLVYSPHDYGPLVYQQPWFQGEWSRTTLERDVWDPNWLFVHKTGTAPLLIGEWGGFLDNGPNQKWMTALRDLIVENGIHQTFWCLNPNSGDTGGLLNHDWTTWDEAKYALLKPALWQSGGKFVSLDHQVRLGGATATTGISLGDLYGG
- a CDS encoding discoidin domain-containing protein, which gives rise to MTSPPGRRLLRRSLSASLSLALAAVGTAAAVVMAGAPSAQAAGVPAPSPVGIPGRGATVPFTEQEAEYAATNGALIGPDRLYGSLPSEASGRQAVTLDSAGEYVEFTLTAPANAMSFRYSLPDNSAGTGRDASIDVRVNGSSLKSVPVTSKYGWYYGGYPFNNNPGDTNPHHFYDETRTMFGSTLAAGTKVRLQVTSTAASPSFTIDLADFEQVGAPIGKPSGALDVVGDFGADPTGNTDSTAKFQAAVDAGRTQGREVYIPQGTFQVNDHIVVDKVTLRGAGPWYSVLTGRHPTDRSKAVGVYGKYAAQGGSSNVTLKDFAIIGDIRERVDNDQVNAIGGAMSNSVVDNVWMQHTKCGAWMDGPMDNFTIRNSRILDQTADGVNFHYGVTNSTVTNTFVRNTGDDGLAMWAENIPNVKNKFTFNTVILPILANNIVTYGGKDITISDNVMSDTITNGGGLHIANRYPGVNSGQGTAVSGTHTAARNTLIRTGNNDFNWRFGVGAIWFSGLNEPISNATINITDSEILDSSYAAIHLIEGASNGLHFDNIKIDGAGTYALQIQSPGTASFNKVVATHIAQSNPIHNCVGSGFQITQGSGNSGWYANPPACTGVWPDPVWTNGGVPGSGGPTDPPDPTDPPDPTDPPEETGNLAQGRTVTETSHVDVYGAGNAVDGNANSYWESRNNAFPQSVTVDLGAAKAVKRLVLKLPPAAAWATRTQTVGVTGSTDNSTYNSLKASAGYTFNPSTGNTATITLPGTSTRYLRLTFTGNTGWPAAQLSELEAYTS
- a CDS encoding ABC transporter substrate-binding protein, with protein sequence MKMRVYGAVLAALTLTLVGCSEKAGKGDAAGTDKSGVKTGEGVTDSKITLGALTDMTGVYASLGKSVTQAQQLWVKETNAAGGICDRQIELTVRDHGYDPQKAIAAYTELEPNVLGFAQFIGSPFVAAVEQRIDGQDKGIVLPQAWSANLLGSKYVRVIGATYDVETINLVDFLLDEKRVAKGDKIGHVYFEGDYGENALAGSKYAAKEAGLTVVEQKIKPTDNDMTAQVSALKQAGVKAIVISAGPRQAASLVGVAAATGFNVPVVGNNSAYAPQLLATQAGPALQKDYYIGSSTLPIGDAAAGPSKLSKAYKAQYPKDGLDNGVVAGYNAAAVFGEALKKACESKDLTREGVDKALLTIKGFGSDFGISHDFTDPAAPSTNQTVIMKPDAKTPGGLKVVRPAEVSTAAEGFASKS
- a CDS encoding branched-chain amino acid ABC transporter permease; translation: MSETVKDAGTPAEAGVPQAPVPPGPGKSLTGRLRHPRTYLWLAGSVLLLVFPFYLDRFWLQAGLFAMAAAIGAIGLNLLTGSTGQLSMGHAFFLAVGAYSYCILAGESSTENGHELSGLGLPTWLAAILAVLLAGAVGGLFSPIAGRLRGAYLGIATLALIFIGQHVLFNAGSLTGGFNGRAVPPLSLFGFTFDDTEVVVAAVPFQSSEKLWYVGLLALALSGLFARGVLRGRPGRALNAIRDHRIAAGVMGVPVAKYRAGVFVLSSMYAGLAGVLLALVFQRTVPEYFGMVLSLEYLAMIVIGGLGSVAGAVVGAAFVSLLPQVLTHYSDSLPLVSAPGTGGLTPGEASRYLYGAAVVAVVLFLPGGLTRLKNPGEKK
- a CDS encoding branched-chain amino acid ABC transporter permease, giving the protein MTTFIELLLGGLSIGSVYALIALGFVVIFKATEVVNFAHASLLLAGGYVTAVLHDDIGFWPALGVGIAGAAVVGSAIEFFVMRRYRGSDHSVLAIVTIGVDILITTELVRRMGTEVMSLGDPWGDDVVTIGGVTLAETRIAAFVVAGLLITVFLLAFRYTSWGVSMRAAAENPQTAALMGIKLGRVSLSAWAVAGALAAVAALFLTVFPTPGLERATSFAALKAFPAAILGGLDSTTGALVGGLIVGVTESLATGYQSDLSFLGRGIGDLAPYLVMVVVLLIRPAGLFGTKELARV
- a CDS encoding ABC transporter ATP-binding protein produces the protein MVRVTTAPATTAPVTAPAALAVRDVTVRFAGLTALDAVSFTVEPGSVHAVIGPNGAGKSTTFNVLSGVYRATSGTVHLGSTELTGLAPHKIAGLGVARTFQNLALPPHATVADSLLLGRHRLTRAGFLASGLRLPSAAREARRHRERVREIAEFIGLDKELERPAGALPYGKQKLVELGRALCMEPQVLLLDEPIAGMTADERRRVAAVVADVRDSLGISIVLVEHDMGVVMRLADAVTVLDFGRRIAGGTPAEVQNDPAVVQAYLGTQE